In a genomic window of Hippoglossus stenolepis isolate QCI-W04-F060 chromosome 17, HSTE1.2, whole genome shotgun sequence:
- the LOC118125285 gene encoding ras/Rap GTPase-activating protein SynGAP isoform X1 — protein sequence MDTSKTWLPHQSQFGLVGQAEVCCGGPGVLTPNQSRRASFASVRQSSMETPPNATPQPFRQPSFLNRRLKGSIKRAKSQPKLDRTSSFRQMILPRFRSADQERTRLMQSFKESHSHESLLSPSSAAEALDLVLDEEAIIKPVHSSILGQEYCFEVTTNSGTKCFACRSASERDKWIENLQRAVKPNKDNSRRVDNVLKLWIIEARDLPTKKRYYCELCLDDMLYARTTSKPRTDTVFWGEHFEFNNLPTIRSLRLHLYKETDKKRRKEKSTYLGLVSIPISSITGRQFVEQWYPVIQSSVLAKSGGVGSGKVINASLRVKSRYQTMNILPMELYKEFAEYITNNYRTLCAVLEPLLSVKSKEEVAFALVHILQSTGKTKEFLSDMAMCEVDRFMDREHLIFRENTLATKAVEEYLKLIGHRYLKEAIGDFIRALYESEENCEVDPMRVPPSVLADHQANLRMCCELLLCKIINSLCIFPRELKEVFASWRARCAERGREDLADSLISSSLFLRFMCPAIMSPSLFSLMQEYPAERTSRTLTLIAKVMQNLASFNKFGPKEEYMYFMNEFLEMEWGSMQQFLYEISNMDTGGNAGGFEGYIDLGRELSMLHSLLWEVMGQLSKDAILKLGPLPRLLNDISVALRNPQLHMPANHQPDRPKDRLFSRPSFNRLMSSDFQSLMMRDLNSSIDISRLPSPTTGVSAVESLSSNLNMRRHAERDLRSSREVFYVTRPPLARSSPAYCTSSSDITEPDPKVHSVNKSVSMMDLQDSRMNSISNLNSVGDMLTSSQASIAGLGHSFGNLGGPLRMGGHMPAGSSGSGLRLSQMGHIGGPTESISQQQQQAAAAMHFPLSFQNPLFHLAAQNSPAQSQQHPPPLLLAPEPENGHHDYTPAFGNSAFSRSEDLSGLRSQSSLVQPSIVHSHSYSDDFTRQNQNNDYAWHQLSLQVQESLQQQHLMGVASQTTTGTGTPASLATPPTTVHPVRQSSIAPQHLKSQRSINTPATATPPKVRPQSRNLLLNSSEANFSGSQPKQRQSQQQQQQQQQQQLQQQQLQQQLQQQLQHQQQQHHHQQQQQQQQQQQQQQHTQQQQQDTQLSVTDSPAPGLPYQTSAAKENQGPSAAAEESTDTPTKSTKKPQQLQPPQQHLLKPVNKQGSQSNLNERTVAWVSNMPHLSADIESLRPDREGQLKEYSKSMDESRLERVREYEEEIHSLKERLKMSHRKLEEYEQRLVSQEQTTSKILMQYQNRLDDSERRLQQQQVEKDSQIKGIINRLMAVEDELRGGAIPDIKPRILTDQSISHGYGGHPGS from the exons ATGGACACATCAAAGACGTGGCTGCCGCATCAGAGTCAGTTTGGGTTGGTTGGTCAAGCGGAGGTTTGCTGTGGCGGACCTGGAGTTTTAACCCCAA ACCAATCTCGCAGGGCAAGTTTTGCCTCTGTAAGACAGTCAAGCATGGAAACTCCTCCAAATGCCACCCCACAGCCCTTCAGACAGCCG AGTTTTCTCAATCGAAGGTTGAAGGGTTCCATCAAAAGGGCCAAAAGCCAGCCCAAACTGGACCGGACCAGCAGCTTCCGACAGATGATCTTGCCCCGGTTTCGAAGTGCCGACCAGGAGAG GACTCGCTTGATGCAGAGCTTCAAAGAATCCCACTCCCATGAATCCCTGCTCTCGCCGAGCAGCGCTGCGGAGGCTTTGGACCTAGTTTTGGATGAAGAGGCCATAATCAAACCTGTCCACTCGAGTATTTTAGGACAAGAGTACTGCTTTGAG gtGACGACCAATTCAGGGACAAAATGTTTTGCCTGCCGCTCGGCTTCAGAGAGAGACAAGTGGATCGAGAACCTCCAACGAGCTGTCAAACCCAACAAG GACAACAGCAGACGGGTGGACAATGTGCTCAAGTTGTGGATCATCGAGGCCCGGGACCTCCCAACTAAGAAACGCTACTACTGCGAGCTGTGTCTGGATGACATGCTGTACGCGCGCACCACCAGCAAACCCCGCACGGACACCGTCTTCTGGGGCGAGCATTTTGAGTTCAACAATTTGCCTACCATTCGTAGCCTTCGCTTGCACCTCTACAAGGAAACGGACAAAAAAAGACGCAAG GAAAAAAGCACATACCTTGGCCTTGTCAGCATCCCCATCTCCAGCATCACGGGCCGGCAGTTCGTGGAGCAGTGGTACCCGGTGATACAGTCCAGCGTTCTGGCCAAGAGCGGCGGTGTCGGAAGTGGCAAAGTCATCAATGCCTCGCTGCGCGTCAAGTCTCGCTACCAGACGATGAACATCCTGCCAATGGAGCTGTACAAGGAATTCGCCGAGTACATCACCAACAACTACCGAACACTGTGTGCCGTTCTGGAGCCGCTGCTGAGCGtgaaaagcaaagaggaggTGGCGTTTGCTCTGGTGCACATCCTTCAGAGCACCGGGAAGACAAAG GAGTTCCTGTCCGACATGGCGATGTGCGAGGTGGATCGATTCATGGACCGCGAGCACTTGATCTTCCGGGAGAACACGCTGGCCACCAAGGCTGTGGAAGAGTACCTCAAGCTGATAGGTCACAGATACCTCAAGGAGGCTATAG GTGACTTCATTCGAGCCTTATACGAGTCGGAGGAGAACTGTGAGGTGGACCCCATGCGTGTCCCGCCGTCGGTGCTCGCCGACCACCAGGCCAACCTGCGCATGTGCTGCGAGCTGCTACTCTGCAAGATCATCAACTCTCTCTG CATATTTCCCCGCGAGCTGAAGGAAGTCTTCGCCTCGTGGAGAGCCAGATGTGCTGAGCGCGGAAGAGAGGACCTCGCCGACAGCCTCATCAGCTCCTCGCTGTTCCTCCGCTTCATGTGCCCGGCCATCATGTCCCCCTCCCTGTTCAGCCTGATGCAGGAGTACCCCGCCGAGCGCACCTCCCGCACGCTCACACTCATCGCCAAGGTGATGCAGAACCTGGCCAGCTTCAACAA ATTTGGACCGAAGGAGGAGTACATGTATTTCATGAACGAGTTCCTGGAGATGGAGTGGGGCTCCATGCAGCAGTTCCTGTACGAGATTTCCAACATGGACACTGGGGGAAACGCCGGAGGGTTCGAGGGCTACATTGACCTCGGCAGAGAACTGTCCATGCTCCACAGCTTACTGTGGGAAGTCATGGGCCAGCTGAGCAAG GACGCCATTCTCAAACTGGGACCTTTACCACGGTTGCTGAACGACATCAGTGTCGCCCTGAGGAACCCGCAGCTGCACATGCCTGCAAATCACCAGCCCGACCGGCCGAAGGACCGACTGTTCTCACGGCCGTCTTTCAATCGTCTCATGTCCTCTGACTTCCAAAGCCTGATGATGCGGGACTTAAACAG CTCAATAGACATCTCTCGCCTGCCGTCCCCTACGACGGGAGTATCAGCCGTCGAATCCCTCTCATCCAATCTGAACATGAGGCGCCACGCAGAACGAGACCTCCGCTCATCGAGGGAAGTCTTCTACGTGACCCGTCCACCGCTGGCTCGATCCAGCCCTGCATACTGCACGAGCAGCTCGGACATTACTGAGCCCGATCCGAAG GTCCACAGTGTGAATAAAAGTGTCTCTATGATGGACCTTCAGGACTCCCGCATGAACAGCATTTCCAACCTGAACTCGGTGGGAGACATGCTCACCTCCTCTCAAGCCTCCATCGCCGGGCTCGGCCACAGCTTTGGGAACCTCGGCGGTCCTCTTCGTATGGGCGGGCATATGCCGGCAGGCTCGTCGGGCTCCGGTTTGAGGCTGAGCCAGATGGGCCACATCGGGGGGCCCACAGAATCCATCTCTCAACAGCAACAGCAGGCAGCAGCGGCCATGCACTTCCCACTATCCTTCCAGAACCCGCTATTCCATCTGGCCGCCCAGAACTCTCCAGCTCAGTCTCAGCAacatccccctcctctcctgctcgCCCCCGAGCCTGAGAATGGCCACCATGATTACACACCCGCCTTTGGGAACAGTGCTTTCTCCCGCAGTGAGGACTTGTCCGGCCTGCGGTCACAGAGCAGTCTGGTGCAGCCCAGCATTGTCCACTCGCACAGCTACAGTGATGATTTCACCCGACAGAATCAGAATAATGACTACGCCTGGCACCAGCTGTCGCTGCAGGTGCAG GAatctctccagcagcagcacctgatGGGAGTCGCATCACAAACTACCACTGGGACGGGCACCCCCGCCTCTCTGGCTACGCCTCCCACCACAGTCCATCCTGTCCGCCAGTCATCCATCGCCCCGCAACACCTCAAGTCCCAGCGGTCCATTAACACTCCGGCCACCGCCACGCCTCCGAAGGTTCGCCCGCAGAGCAGGAACCTCCTCCTCAACTCCTCTGAAGCAAACTTCAGCGGCAGTCAGCCGAAACAACGGCaatcgcagcagcagcagcagcagcagcagcagcagcagctgcagcagcagcagctgcagcagcagttgcagcagcagctgcagcatcagcagcagcagcatcatcatcagcagcagcagcagcagcagcagcagcagcagcagcagcaacacactcagcagcaacaacaggacaCACAGCTGTCGGTGACTGACAGTCCAGCTCCCGGGCTTCCGTACCAGACGAGCGCTGCCAAAGAGAACCAGGGCCcgtcagcagctgcagaggagtcAACTGACACTCCCACGAAAAGCACCAAGAAGCCTCaacagctgcagcctccacagCAGCATCTGCTCAAACCAGTCAATAAACAG GGTTCTCAGTCGAACTTGAACGAGCGGACTGTGGCCTGGGTGTCCAACATGCCACATCTGTCTGCTGACATCGAGAGCCTGCGGCCGGACCGAGAGGGTCAGCTGAAGGAGTACTCCAAGAGCATGGATGAGTCACGGTTAGAGAGG GTCAGAGAGTACGAAGAAGAGATCCACTCCCTGAAAGAACGGCTGAAGATGTCCCATCGCAAGCTCGAGGAGTACGAGCAGCGGCTCGTGTCGCAGGAGCAGACGACCAGCAAGATCCTGATGCAGTATCAGAACCGGCTGGACGACAGTGAGCgccgcctccagcagcagcaagtgGAGAAGGACTCTCAAATCAAAGGCATCATCAACAG ACTCATGGCTGTGGAAGATGAGCTGAGAGGGGGTGCCATTCCTGATATTAAGCCTCGAATCCTCACAGACCAG TCTATCAGCCACGGCTATGGTGGACATCCAGGATCCTGA